ATTGACGAGATCAGCGATCGCATCTGTATCTAAAGGAGATGATTCACTCTGTTGATAGAGACTGAGCTTATCTAGTTCATTGTATAATTGTCTAGTTTGATTACCAACACAAGTAGCCAGCAATTCTTGTGCTTTAGCCGTCAGTTTTACCCCTTTTTCTTGAGCCGCTTCTTTGACTTTTTGCAGTATTTCTGCGCTTTGCCAGGGAGAAATGAGGGAAAATTCCCGAAAAGTAGCGTATTTTTGCAGTAATTTGGTCGATTTAAGCCGTCCGTCTGGTTTTTTACTCGTACTCAACACCAGATGGGATGTAGCGAGAATCTGGGGGATTGTACGTTCTAGTTCTGATAATAACCGTTGGGAACACTGTTGACCCACGGTCGTCTCTACCAACCAAATCAACCGCTCCCCTGTATCGAAAACGGCACTCATCGCTTGATCAAGTCCGGCAATGATCGCCTCATCTTGTTCCCCAAAGATTTTATCATAGTTAAATGATAACCAGTTGGGATCGACTGCTTTTTGCTTGATTTGCTCAACTGCTTGTAATAGAGCAAAGTCATCATCTCCCCAAAAAAAATAAATTGGCATATTATATTAAACGAATCAGGAGGAATTTTAGTTTGAACGAAACTTACCAAGACTATATTAATAGAGTTGTGCCTATGACACTTAGAGCAACTCATGAAGGACAACTCAATAGTATCCAAAAATCGGCTAAGTTTGAACAGGGTCAACCAGTAGCTTTTCCTGGTTATACGATCATGACTCCTACTTTTGCTCAAGATTCCCAGAATCAAGCTTTTTATCGCCTCATTCAATCTTGTCAAGCACAATTATTGGATGAATTGGGTTCAGAATTAATAGTGATGGTACCCCCCCTTAGCTTTCATCTGACTGTAGCTGATTTGGTTTGGGATAGTAACTATTTAGCAGGGGTTGAAGAAAATACTGATTTTGAAATAAATCTGAGAAAAGAAGTAGATAATAGTTTTCAAGACTATCGACGCTTAAAACAACCGGAAGATTCTATCGAATTTCAACTACTGGGTATAACCATTTTCCCCAGGGCTTTAGCTGTCTCTCTAGTAGCCAAAACCGAGGAAGATTATCATAATATTACTCAAGTACGTCAATTAGTTTACCAAAATCGTTCTTTGATCGCGTCAGGAGTACAACAGCAATATACCTTTACCCCGCATATTACCCTGGGTTATTTTGGAGAAATTGGACCAGACTTTAATAGCGATCGCCTACTGCAAACTTTAGCAAACATTAATGAACAATGGATTGACACTGAAGCACCAGCTTTAAGCGTTCGACGTATCCAATTACATAAATTTGATAACATGATTGATTATTATCGAGAATCAGATTGGCCAGAGATAGTTTTTTGAGTGAACTAAATCACCCCATATTACAAGAAAGTTTTGAGATTATTGACCGAGAAATAGGTCAGCACAGTCTTAGTCTTCAAGAATACGCGATCGCCCGTAGAGTTATTCACGCTACAGCCGATTTTGATTTTCTTGATTTGTTAAAATTTAGTCCGGAGGTCATTGAAATTGCTTTAGATAGTCTTTCCGGACAAACTCCCATTATCACCGATGTAACTATGGTGCAACAGGGGATAAAAACCCTAGTTACTAAGACTTTTAATAACCCTCTAATTAGTGCAGTGGATCAGATAGAGATATCCTTACCGGGCAAAACTCGCACCGAAACGGGTATACTCCAATGTTATCAGCAATATCCTCGGGGAATTTATGTCATTGGTAACGCACCTACGGCCCTTTTAGCCCTGTGTTCTCAAATTGAGTACAACTCGAGAATACCTGCTCTGATTATTGGTGCACCCGTGGGCTTTGTCAAAGTCATTGAGGCTAAAGAAGCTTTAACCATGACCAAAGTACCTTATATACTCGTCCAAGGACGTAAGGGAGGTTCCCCCGTAGCATCAGCCATCGTTAACGCTTTATTAATTTTAGCGGCAGAAAAATGGCTATAGACGTGGTAGGAATCGGTTTAGATGGGATAAGGGGGTTGACAGAGAAAACTAGAGAGCTCGTGACTAAAGCAGAATTAATAGTAGGAAGTCAGCGTCACCTGAGTTATTTTCCCGAACATAAAGGAAATAAGTTACTCTTAACCGATTTTAGGGCTATAATACCTCAGTTACGAGAGGCTTTAAGGCAAAACCAAGCGATCGCCATTATTGTCAGTGGAGATCCCTTGTTTTTCGGTTTAGGACGCTTACTATTAACTGAGTTTAGCTCAGAACTATTAGAATTTCATCCCCATCTGAGTTCGGTACAACTAGCTTTCAGTAAAATAAAAATACCCTGGCAAGATGCTCAACTAATTAGCGTTCATGGTAGAAATTTAGACGAACTTACCCTAGCTTTACAACGAGGAGTGAGTAAGATAGCCCTACTTACCGATCAACGCCATCATCCCAGGGCGATCGCACGTCATCTAAAAGTAGGATCCCCAAACCGTTATGACTTGTGGATTTGCGAAAATCTCGGCGATACTCAAGAAAGAATGACTCAGATTGACGCGGATCAAGTATGGAGTTTTATTGAGCAAACCTTTCCAGAATTTTCTACCCTCAACGTGGTGATTCTGATTCGTCAAGACACACCCGTGGTACCAGAAAAATTACCCCTGTTGGGAATACCCGACGAAGTATTTTGCCGTTTTAGCGATCGCCCGGGTTTGATGACTAAAAAAGAAATTCGTCTACTTATTTTGGGAGAATTAGCTTTACAACCGGGTCAAATTGTCTGGGATATTGGCGCAGGTACAGGTTCAGTTTCAGTAGAAATCGCCCGGTTATCTCCTACTTCTCAAATTTACGCCATTGAAAAAACCGCGATGGGAATTAGTTTGATCGAGCAAAACTGTCAAAGATTGCAACTTACCAATATTATTCCCGTTTATGGACAAGCCCCAGATATTCTCGTTGATTTACCCCAGAGCGATCGCATTTTTATCGGGGGGAGTGGAGGTAATTTAATCTCTATCTTAGACTTTTGTCAAACCAGATTAAGAAAAGATGGAGTGATTGCGATCGCTTTAGCCACGATTGAACACGTTCATCTCGGCTTAACCTGGTTCAAAGAACATCACTGGAACTATAATTTACTCCAGTTACAAATATCTCGTTCCGTTGCAGTTGGGGAATTGACGCGTTTTCAACCCCTTAATCCTGTAACTGTTTTGGTAGCTTCTCCCAAATAAAAATAATTATCTTTCAAAGAGCTCAATATTATTGAAAGAACTCATTGCGGTGGGACTAGCAACGTCATGATCGTTGACAAAAGATAGATTTCTAAAGTTATTTCCTGTCAAGGATTGATATTGACCCAGATTGATTTGAAAAGTCTGCCAGTTACCGACGTTAGTATAGTTATTACCTTGGACACCCCACCATTCTGTTCCATAGAGTTTGAACCCATTTCTCGAGTCTGGAGTATAACTATAACGATTGTCCGCATCAAGACCGATACCATGAATTTCTCCCCTGTTTGTACTGCGAAAATCAAACCTTAAGACTGTATTAGCGGTAACGGTATAATCAATGGGCACTCTTAGCCAAGCATTACCCGTAATATCCAACTGGGTCTCATTCTGAACGCTAGCAGTATAAGTACCAATATTGGCAATCCCCGAGCCACTACCATACCCTCTAACTTCGGCAGTCTGTGATGTTCCACCCACGTTAATTCTTAGGTTCTCAGATGCATTCTCATAAAATCTAATATTTCTATAGCTACCGGTTGCTGTGGGACTGGAAATGTCATGATCATTGGCAAATACAAGCTGGCTAAAATTACCAGTAAAAGTGCTACCCACAGCAATTCTGAAGTTCTGCCAGTTACCTACGTTAGTATAGTTGTTACCTGAGATACCCCACGTTTCTGTTCCATAGAGTTTAAAACCACGCCCAGCATCTGGATTATAGCTATAGCGATTATCCGTATCAAAACCAATACCGTGAATATCTCCTCTGTTGGTACTACGGAAGTCAAATTCTAAGACTGTGTTGGGAGTGATATTATAAT
Above is a window of Gloeocapsa sp. PCC 73106 DNA encoding:
- the holA gene encoding DNA polymerase III subunit delta → MPIYFFWGDDDFALLQAVEQIKQKAVDPNWLSFNYDKIFGEQDEAIIAGLDQAMSAVFDTGERLIWLVETTVGQQCSQRLLSELERTIPQILATSHLVLSTSKKPDGRLKSTKLLQKYATFREFSLISPWQSAEILQKVKEAAQEKGVKLTAKAQELLATCVGNQTRQLYNELDKLSLYQQSESSPLDTDAIADLVNASTQNSLQLALAIRRGDQSEALNLVTELINRNEAPLKIVATVVGQFRTWTIVKVLLTSGTSDTQLIANLAGINNPKRIYFLRQEISNCSVTQLLATLPILWELELNLKQGYEPLSTLKSKIIELCTVFNSPSPIC
- a CDS encoding cobalt-precorrin-8X methylmutase translates to MSELNHPILQESFEIIDREIGQHSLSLQEYAIARRVIHATADFDFLDLLKFSPEVIEIALDSLSGQTPIITDVTMVQQGIKTLVTKTFNNPLISAVDQIEISLPGKTRTETGILQCYQQYPRGIYVIGNAPTALLALCSQIEYNSRIPALIIGAPVGFVKVIEAKEALTMTKVPYILVQGRKGGSPVASAIVNALLILAAEKWL
- a CDS encoding bifunctional cobalt-precorrin-7 (C(5))-methyltransferase/cobalt-precorrin-6B (C(15))-methyltransferase, which gives rise to MAIDVVGIGLDGIRGLTEKTRELVTKAELIVGSQRHLSYFPEHKGNKLLLTDFRAIIPQLREALRQNQAIAIIVSGDPLFFGLGRLLLTEFSSELLEFHPHLSSVQLAFSKIKIPWQDAQLISVHGRNLDELTLALQRGVSKIALLTDQRHHPRAIARHLKVGSPNRYDLWICENLGDTQERMTQIDADQVWSFIEQTFPEFSTLNVVILIRQDTPVVPEKLPLLGIPDEVFCRFSDRPGLMTKKEIRLLILGELALQPGQIVWDIGAGTGSVSVEIARLSPTSQIYAIEKTAMGISLIEQNCQRLQLTNIIPVYGQAPDILVDLPQSDRIFIGGSGGNLISILDFCQTRLRKDGVIAIALATIEHVHLGLTWFKEHHWNYNLLQLQISRSVAVGELTRFQPLNPVTVLVASPK
- a CDS encoding DUF1868 domain-containing protein, coding for MNETYQDYINRVVPMTLRATHEGQLNSIQKSAKFEQGQPVAFPGYTIMTPTFAQDSQNQAFYRLIQSCQAQLLDELGSELIVMVPPLSFHLTVADLVWDSNYLAGVEENTDFEINLRKEVDNSFQDYRRLKQPEDSIEFQLLGITIFPRALAVSLVAKTEEDYHNITQVRQLVYQNRSLIASGVQQQYTFTPHITLGYFGEIGPDFNSDRLLQTLANINEQWIDTEAPALSVRRIQLHKFDNMIDYYRESDWPEIVF